The window AGGCCTTCCTCTCCCGGGCCGTCGTGCGCTGGCTGCACGAGGAGGGGCTCAACCTCGACGTCTGCTCCGGCGGCGAGCTGGCGACCGCCCTCTCCGCCGGGATGCCCGCCGACCGCATCGCCTTCCACGGCAACAACAAGTCCACCGACGAGATCCACCGGGCCATCGAGGCCGGCGTCGGCCGTATCGTGCTCGACTCCTTCCAGGAGATCGTGCGGGTCGCCCACATCGCGCAGTCGCTCGGCCGGCGCCAGCGGGTGCAGATCCGGGTCACCGTCGGCGTCGAGGCCCACACGCACGAGTTCATCGCCACCGCTCACGAGGACCAGAAGTTCGGGATCCCGCTCGCCGGCGGACAGGCCGCGGAGGCCGTGCGGCGGGCGCTCAAGCTGGACGGGCTCGAACTCATCGGGATCCACTCGCACATCGGGTCGCAGATCTTCGACACATCCGGTTTCGAGGTCGCCGCCCACCGTGTCGTCGGTCTGCTCAGGGACATCCGTGACGAGCACGGCGTCGAGCTGCCCGAGATCGACCTCGGCGGCGGCCTCGGCATCGCCTACACCAGCGCCGACGACCCCCGCGAGCCCCACGAGACCGCCAAGGCACTCACCGAGATCGTCAACCGTGAGTGCGACGCCGCGAAGCTCCGCACGCCCCGGATCTCCGTCGAGCCGGGCCGCGCGATCGTCGGGCCCACCGCGTTCACGCTGTACGAGGTCGGCACCATCAAGCCGCTGGACGGGCTGCGAACGTACGTCTCCGTGGACGGCGGCATGTCCGACAACATCCGCACCGCGCTGT is drawn from Streptomyces bottropensis ATCC 25435 and contains these coding sequences:
- the lysA gene encoding diaminopimelate decarboxylase, whose translation is MSRSAHPAGPRHADVLPEGHYSAPPADLNTLDPKVWAQTVTRADDGVVSVGGIDVKALAEEFGTPAYFVDEADFRARARAWRTAFGQDADVFYAGKAFLSRAVVRWLHEEGLNLDVCSGGELATALSAGMPADRIAFHGNNKSTDEIHRAIEAGVGRIVLDSFQEIVRVAHIAQSLGRRQRVQIRVTVGVEAHTHEFIATAHEDQKFGIPLAGGQAAEAVRRALKLDGLELIGIHSHIGSQIFDTSGFEVAAHRVVGLLRDIRDEHGVELPEIDLGGGLGIAYTSADDPREPHETAKALTEIVNRECDAAKLRTPRISVEPGRAIVGPTAFTLYEVGTIKPLDGLRTYVSVDGGMSDNIRTALYDAEYSVSLVSRTSDAEPMLARVVGKHCESGDIVVRDAFLPADLAPGDLIAVPATGAYCRSMASNYNHVLRPPVVAVNDGQARVIVRRETEEDLLRLDVG